The following coding sequences are from one Desulfosporosinus orientis DSM 765 window:
- the asnS gene encoding asparagine--tRNA ligase: protein MQLATVKEIYRETNRFLNQKVEISGWVRTLRTSKAFGFIEINDGSFFQNIQVVFEESLENFAEVGKLSISSAIRVQGELVPSPGAKQPFELKAETIEILSIAAADYPLQKKRHTFEYLRTIAHLRPRTNTFAAVFRLRSVIAYAIHKFFQEKGFVYVHTPIITGSDAEGAGEMFKVTALDLAQPPKDEEGNVDYSKDFFGRVTSLTVSGQLNVETYCMAFRNVYTFGPTFRAENSNTARHAAEFWMIEPEIAFANLADDMNLAEEMMKYLIQYALDNAPEEMAFFNNFVDKSLFKRLENILTSDFVRTTYTEAVEILEKEKEKAKFEYPVRWGMDLQTEHERYLTETIFQKPVFVTDYPKDIKAFYMRLNEDQKTVAAMDLLVPGVGEIIGGSQREERLDVLESRMQELGLSAEDYWWYLDLRRYGGVNHAGYGLGFERMIMYLTGMSNIRDVIAFPRTANFCEF from the coding sequence ATGCAATTGGCAACTGTCAAAGAAATTTACAGAGAGACAAATCGGTTTCTTAACCAGAAAGTAGAAATATCCGGTTGGGTCCGCACCCTGCGTACTTCTAAAGCCTTTGGTTTTATAGAAATTAATGACGGGAGCTTCTTTCAGAACATCCAAGTGGTTTTTGAAGAAAGTCTCGAAAACTTTGCTGAAGTTGGCAAGCTCTCAATCAGTTCTGCCATCCGCGTTCAAGGAGAGCTTGTTCCTTCACCGGGAGCAAAACAGCCCTTTGAGTTAAAGGCTGAAACCATTGAGATTCTTTCCATAGCAGCTGCGGATTACCCCCTTCAAAAGAAACGGCATACCTTCGAGTACTTGCGCACCATTGCCCACCTGCGCCCCCGTACCAATACCTTTGCTGCTGTCTTTCGCTTGAGGTCGGTGATAGCCTATGCTATTCACAAGTTTTTTCAGGAAAAGGGATTTGTTTATGTACATACTCCAATCATCACGGGGAGCGATGCTGAAGGTGCCGGAGAAATGTTCAAGGTCACAGCCTTAGATTTAGCTCAGCCTCCTAAAGATGAGGAAGGGAATGTGGACTACAGCAAAGATTTTTTTGGGCGGGTTACCAGCCTGACTGTAAGCGGTCAGCTTAATGTTGAAACCTATTGTATGGCCTTTCGCAATGTTTACACTTTTGGACCAACCTTCCGGGCTGAAAACTCTAATACCGCCCGGCATGCCGCAGAGTTTTGGATGATTGAGCCGGAGATTGCTTTCGCTAACCTTGCGGACGACATGAATTTAGCGGAAGAAATGATGAAATATCTCATTCAGTATGCTTTAGACAACGCCCCTGAGGAGATGGCCTTCTTCAATAATTTTGTGGATAAGTCTTTGTTTAAACGTCTAGAGAATATTCTAACCTCAGACTTTGTCCGCACTACTTATACTGAAGCTGTAGAAATCCTGGAAAAGGAAAAAGAGAAGGCAAAATTCGAGTATCCTGTACGCTGGGGAATGGATTTGCAGACTGAGCATGAACGTTACCTTACTGAGACGATTTTCCAAAAACCGGTTTTTGTTACGGATTATCCGAAAGATATTAAAGCATTCTATATGCGCTTAAATGAAGATCAGAAAACGGTAGCAGCCATGGATCTCCTTGTTCCCGGGGTGGGTGAGATTATCGGCGGCAGCCAGCGTGAAGAGCGCTTAGATGTTTTAGAAAGCCGTATGCAGGAATTGGGTTTAAGTGCAGAAGACTATTGGTGGTATCTGGACCTTAGGCGCTATGGCGGCGTAAACCATGCCGGGTATGGTTTGGGTTTTGAACGGATGATCATGTATTTGACAGGAATGTCTAATATCCGGGATGTCATCGCATTCCCCAGGACGGCAAATTTCTGTGAGTTTTAG
- a CDS encoding methyl-accepting chemotaxis protein, whose product MPTKKKIGSMSIKTRITVVTSLVVILVVTAISGISFWNAKKLLRTSEVQTEKLVEQGIDDEFTNRLNRARSSVLSLTKNPEVAQAFAQRDRAEVARLVQPVFDEIKKEGFSQLQFHLSPAVSFYRAHAPKKLGDDLSSIRPTVVTANKEHRIVEGLEEGVEGYGFRVVVPIQYQDQWVGTAEYGMDFGEDFLKALQKKKPGDYYIYLLDFSASQIEKVKNNGGLLAGTGSDSYPVSESMLKALKNGDAQFTESEDGRFSVSLIPFRDYRGEIKGYIKTVVSREKIVQQLSALKRSILLAGLGVLVLGIAAGYFVSLSLTSPILQLTNDAGVLATGNLSIDIQTKWYGELETLALAMKSMLGNTKEILISINQAIGQVENSTKEISAAIDETSQGTEQIGKSVSQVANGAQTIAYRTGEMSAQSEGINQSVQALAQHMEGILAGTEDVTNRTASGEGIMNKLAAKMQTFAKKVEEIQTESQILKEQTRDIRGITQIITGISEQTNLLALNAAIEAARAGETGRGFAVVAEEVRKLAEGSKESAAKIAGLIDQVALNAEKSAQVSEEAGHLIQDQIEIGEQALRQFTDISQGTQSTAQLLGEMEGEVQQVVQMVGVIDKSVSEISGMCQEDASAIEEMAASMDAVSGTIRTIVENIGELVALMEALKNQSQRFKI is encoded by the coding sequence ATGCCGACCAAGAAGAAAATTGGTTCCATGTCTATTAAAACTCGAATTACAGTGGTTACCAGTCTAGTTGTTATTCTCGTTGTAACAGCTATATCCGGAATAAGTTTTTGGAATGCCAAAAAGCTCCTTAGAACCAGTGAAGTTCAAACAGAAAAGCTTGTGGAGCAAGGGATAGACGATGAATTTACCAATCGCTTAAATCGAGCCAGGTCCTCGGTGCTGTCCCTAACCAAAAATCCTGAGGTTGCCCAGGCCTTTGCCCAACGAGACCGGGCAGAGGTAGCACGTCTTGTTCAACCTGTTTTTGATGAGATAAAAAAGGAAGGCTTCAGCCAACTTCAGTTTCACCTCTCTCCGGCTGTTTCTTTCTACCGCGCCCATGCTCCAAAGAAATTAGGGGATGACCTTTCCAGTATTCGGCCTACGGTGGTGACAGCCAATAAAGAACATAGAATTGTGGAAGGGCTGGAAGAAGGGGTTGAAGGCTATGGATTTCGAGTAGTAGTACCGATTCAGTATCAAGATCAATGGGTTGGTACTGCAGAATATGGTATGGACTTTGGCGAAGATTTTCTAAAAGCTTTACAAAAGAAAAAACCAGGTGATTATTACATCTATCTTCTTGATTTTTCAGCCTCACAAATTGAGAAGGTGAAGAACAATGGCGGATTATTGGCGGGTACAGGTTCAGATTCTTATCCTGTTTCAGAAAGTATGCTTAAAGCTCTCAAGAATGGGGACGCTCAATTTACAGAGAGTGAAGACGGCAGGTTCAGTGTCTCCCTCATTCCTTTTCGAGATTATCGCGGCGAAATAAAGGGGTACATAAAAACCGTAGTTTCCCGGGAAAAAATAGTACAACAACTTAGCGCCTTAAAACGTTCTATCTTGCTGGCAGGCTTAGGCGTCTTGGTCCTGGGAATAGCAGCAGGTTATTTTGTCTCTTTAAGTCTAACCAGTCCTATCCTTCAGCTAACCAATGATGCAGGTGTACTGGCGACAGGAAATTTAAGCATTGATATTCAGACAAAATGGTACGGAGAGTTGGAAACCCTGGCCCTGGCTATGAAAAGTATGCTGGGAAACACCAAAGAAATACTAATATCCATCAATCAAGCAATAGGGCAGGTGGAGAATTCAACTAAAGAGATTTCCGCAGCCATCGATGAAACTTCACAAGGCACTGAGCAAATAGGCAAGAGCGTCAGTCAGGTCGCTAATGGAGCACAGACTATTGCCTATCGAACGGGTGAGATGAGTGCGCAAAGTGAAGGAATCAATCAAAGTGTTCAAGCCTTGGCGCAACATATGGAGGGAATCCTAGCCGGTACGGAGGATGTCACCAATCGGACAGCCAGCGGAGAGGGGATTATGAACAAGCTGGCAGCTAAAATGCAGACCTTTGCCAAAAAAGTGGAAGAAATTCAAACAGAGAGTCAAATCCTTAAAGAACAGACGAGGGACATTCGGGGAATTACGCAAATCATTACCGGAATTTCAGAGCAAACGAATTTATTGGCTCTTAACGCTGCCATCGAGGCTGCTCGAGCCGGTGAAACAGGGCGAGGGTTTGCTGTAGTAGCTGAAGAAGTCCGTAAATTGGCTGAAGGATCGAAAGAAAGCGCCGCTAAGATTGCCGGGTTAATCGACCAAGTGGCTCTTAATGCCGAAAAGTCGGCCCAAGTATCGGAAGAAGCAGGGCATTTGATTCAAGACCAGATAGAGATTGGAGAACAAGCCCTAAGGCAATTTACGGACATATCACAAGGTACTCAATCAACTGCTCAGCTTCTTGGGGAAATGGAAGGTGAAGTTCAGCAAGTTGTGCAGATGGTTGGAGTTATAGACAAGTCGGTTTCTGAAATCTCAGGTATGTGCCAAGAAGATGCATCAGCAATAGAGGAAATGGCGGCATCAATGGATGCCGTGAGTGGGACAATCCGTACGATTGTTGAGAATATTGGAGAGTTAGTAGCTTTAATGGAAGCATTAAAGAATCAAAGCCAGAGATTCAAAATTTGA